The nucleotide window CCGCTTGCTCGGGATGAAGAAAGGCGAGTTCTGTCAGCAGTATGAATCCTATGTCGCTGGCACGGATACCCAATATGAACCTGTTGAAGGGGGTTCTTCGCCAGCGGTCCCGAAAATAGCCCCTAAGATGCCCGTACAGCAAATTTCTGAAGAAATCGGACCCAACATCCATCAAAAGGACAGACTCCCTTCAGAGGTCCGGAAATCCTCTCCTGTTCCTGAGACCGGGACTATCGGCCATGTTCGTGCGGACCTTGGCAACGATACCAGCGAGACAACTGAGGCCATGAGCCGGGAAGAGAAAACCGCCATCCATGCTCAGAACGCTGATCGCATGCAAGCGAGCCAGACCATCCGGAAGATGCTGGCGGATCAGGAGGAATTTCATCGAAAACTTCTCGAGCTTGATAAGCAATTCCAGAGCCGGTGGAGCCATATCAAACCGGAACCGTTTCCGGATGAAGCGGAACGTAATTCCTTCCTTGTCCGTCAGAAGCACGAAGAAATCCTGAGACCGCTTCGGGACAAATATCTGACCGAAAAAGAAAAGTGGTTCAATGGATCATCAACTCGCAAGGCTCTTCAGGAGTTTCAGAGTGCGTTGAAGAAACTACGCTATGACCGGGGTGATTTTAAGGCTCTTGATATGGCGAACAATGAGGCGGACTTCAGTTACTGCCTGAACTGGATGGCAGACTTCTATGTTGCCGGACGTGAACGCACCCGAAAAGAATGGTCATCGGACTTATCTGTCCAGAGCTACCTCAAGGCAAAGAAGGATTTCGATGAACTTCTGAACTACATAAAGAAAACCGGGGATGTCACGGTTCTTGAAACAGCGATGAAAAATCCGGTTCATGCATTACAGATGATACGGAAAATGAAGACGCCGGAAACTGGTTCCAAAATAGGCGGACAGCCCGGTCCTTCAGTTAAAATATCCTTTGATAGATAGGGAAGATTTATTTCCTGCGGAATCCTGAAGTGAAAACTTTCATATTGTGCTGATGTCCGCCATATTATTCGCAGTGCCATGATGATTCATACTGTATATACTTTGTATTTTTCTATTTATTCTTGATTTTGATCTATAATATTGATAGATACAAAAAAGCCCCAGAGAGACGGCAAATCTCTCGGGGGCGGGATTGCAGGGATGAGATTAGAAAGAAAACCTCCCTACGAGGTTTGGAGCGAGATTGTAGATAGCGTTATTATAACACGAAGTCAACAATAAAATATATTTTCTTTCTTTTTTATTTCTGTGGTCTCCAGAATGGAGCAATAGAGATGAGAAATATATGTATTAAAGATATTGAAGACAGTAATGGCCAGAAGGACAACGACCTGTCCACCTTCTGGGACATTTCCAGATTCCCGAAAAACCGCGATGGTTCTACGTGTTATGTCAGTATCCTTGGTTTCTGGAAGGATTTTTGGTGTCCAAAGTTTTACGATCCCCATGCAAAAGAACACAGACCCGGAAACAGGGTTTTCAGAAGATATTTTCCTGCCACTGAAGAGGGGATGAGCGGAATCAGGGAACTGATCGACAGCAATAAATTCGAAGCCCTGTATCGTTCTCAGGCATTCTTCCCGAAGATCAGGAAAACTCAGCGGAAAGAGGATATTTCCGCCATATCCCATGCGTGGCTGGACCTGGATATCAACAAGATTGGCGAGAAACGCAGACTCATCAAAGGGGATAAATCCAAGGGATTACCAGATAGATGGGTGGATAATAACCATTATCGTCCGGACCTGTTTTCTGAATGGCAGGCTCTTGACGATGCAGGTAAGGCGGAGTGGCTGGTTCAGTATTGTGTGACTCACGAAATTCCGGAGCCTACCGAAGTCGTGTTGTCTGGTGGTGGTGCCTATCTGCTGTGGCAGTTCACTGACACCGTGTTCATCAGCAGACGACGCAGGAAGGCAGGTCAGACCAATCAACCGAGGTCATATATTGATGTCATTGAAGATATTCACAGGAATCTGCGTAATCGTCTGGATTACCTGATGGCTGCTGGAATAGGTGCGGATAGGTTCATCGCCATTGATTTCAATCCACCTGCGATAGACGTTGGCCATCATCGCCAGTTCACTGTTTGGCTTGGTTTTAATGTCTTTCGACGAGATGAAGGCAGAGACTGCTTCGGAGAACAGGGGAGAAGGTTTCACCTCCAGTTGCCGGAAGACAGGGGAAAGCGTTTCTCTCAACAGAGCGGACTGGTTCTCGAAGACCTTGATGGTTTCCTGATGCCCCTGGACCCTGGAAGCAAGGATTTCACCAGAATGGATGACCTTTTCGATAGCGGGTCCGGCTGTATCCTTCAGATACCCTGTCAGAGCAGTCATGCGGTCTGCTTCTTTGACATGAGACAGGAGATGTTCCGCATTGATGGCTTTATATTGAGCGATCAGCGATTCAATTTCGAGCCGATATGACCGGATCACTGAATCAAGGAATTCCCTGGCGTCATTGTTTTTGAGATTTGACCGGACGTAATCCGTCAGGTTGTCTCTTGTTTCTTGGGCGTTGTCGGTTTCGGGAGGAAGGGCGGAACGCCTGAGAAGGTCAAGATAATCCCGTTTATCGTCGTCCGAAATGATCCACGGTTCGTTAGCCATCGCGTGTTCGATCTTTGCAAAGAGTGCCTGTGTCCGTTCGTATGCCGTTCCAGCACGAATGAGGGCGACTTTCCTTGATCTGGTGAACAGCGAAAAGCAGATTTCATTCTTTTTCAGAATCTCACAGAAATGTGAGGGAACTCGTGTCCTGAAATAGAAACCTGTTGCCCGGCACTGGAGCATGTTCCTGCCTTGTTCATCTGCCCCCTCATCGGTCTGTGTAAGACCTTGTGTAAGAGTTTCGGGGGTGTGTGTTTCCGGAAATCCAGAATCGTGAACAAAAACAGTAAGTTATTGTGGTGCGAACTGCGGGACTCGAACCCGCACGCCCTTACGGACTCGAGATTTTAAGTCTCGTGCGTCTACCATTCCGCCAAGTTCGCGTTGGTGGCGGGCTTCTAGCATGTCACAAAGTGATCGGTAAGAGCCTTTTACGTGGGCTTGTCAGCCCGCTCGCATGAGCGAAAGACCTTGATTTTTGAGCCAGAGCTCCGCCCCATTGCGGGTCGGGCACATCTGATCGACCAACGCCCAGAAAGCAGCGCTGTGATTGTGGTGCTTCATGTGCGCGAGCTCGTGCAGAATGACATAATCCTGCACAAAATGCGGCGCCATGATGAGACGCCAGTTCAGCATGATCCGTCCCGCCGTGCTGCAACTGCCCCAGCGGGAGGTTGCGTCACGCAGAGCGAATGTTTTGGGCGCAAAACCTGTTCGTCCGGCAAGGTCCTGTAGCCGCTGGCCCAGTTGTTTGTGTGCCAGTGTCTGAAGGAAATCGCGCACCCTGCGCCCAAGAAAGGCGACATCCCCGCTGACGTGCAGCTTGTGGTCCGCACCCTCCCAGGCTCCTCCACGACCGTTCGGTGTGTGATGGATTGTGTGCGCAACACCATTGATGGGAATAATGCTCCCCGCAGTAAAGCTGATCGCCGTCGGTTGCCGCTGCAATTGCCGGATGATCCAGTCGCGGTGCGCGTTGAGAAGCGACAGCCCGGTTTGCGGCGAAACACGGGGCGGCAATGTCACAACCACACTGTCACCAGCGCGGGACAGGCGGAGGGACAGGCGCCGCGCGCGCGTTGAGCGTCGCCATGTGATCGGGAAAGGGCCGGAAGGAAGCAGGATGCTGTCCGGGAGCGTATCCTCGGATGAAGAGGGTCGGGGGACCCGAGGCTTCATTCGGCAGGCTCATCCTTTGGGTCGAGTGCGGGCCATTCGACGACATAGTCTTCGAGATTGCCAGCCCTGCGCTCGCTGATACAGCGATCACCGGCAGAAATACCGGCCTCGCGGACGCTATCCGGATTGCCGGTCAGCAGCGGGTGCCAGTCGGGCAGAGGCAGACCATCCGACAGGCGCTTGTAAGCGCAGGTTGACGGGAGCCAGTCGATGGTTTCCAGCATGGGAGCCGTCAGTGTGATGCAGTCCTGCACCTTGCGGTGACGACCGGCATAATCCGTGCAGCGACATGTGTGAGTGTCCAGCAGGCGACAGGCGACGTTCGTATAATAGAGGCTGCCGTCATCTTCATCGCGCAGCTTGTGCAGGCAGCAGCGTCCGCAGCCGTCGCAAAGAGATTCCCACTCTTCGGTGGTCATCTGCTCAAGGGATTTGGTTTCCCAGAAAGGAGTGTCGGTGGCCATGACGAAAGATACCCTCAACGCGCTTTTGGGGAAAGATGCGGGGCGATGGTCTTTCAGGGCCCAGCCAGCGGACGCCAGAGCAGGGCGAACGTCATGATGACCGCAAGCAGTGCTGTGGCGACGCTGCCCAGAATCATCCGGCGACGTAGCAGAGGCAGCCACAACAGCGACGCCCGGCTGGACCAGTTCGCACCAAGGGAGCGCGCGGTCCGAGTGACATCCGGCTGCGCGTTGACCAGAGCGCCCATCAGGGGAAGCGTCAGGGAGGGGCTGATGAGGAATCCCTGAATGATGGAAATGAGGGTGGGAATGGGTTCACGCGGAAAGAATTGCGACGACAGGACCAGAGAAGGCAGCAGAAAAGCAGCAAGGATATCCGGTATCCAGAAGGCGATCGTCAGAAAATACCAGATCTGGGAACGGGATGTCGCCAGACAGAGAGCCGCCATCAGTATCGCGGCGACAAAGGAGATGATCGCATGCGTCGCAACAACACCAGGAGGGAAGCCGGGAAGGGGAATCATCTTGCCATTCTCTCAGCGCTGGCTGAGCCATTGATCGAAGCGGGTTTTGATCGCAGGCAGGTTCCTGCGCCAGAAATCGACATTCAGAGGAAAGGCCGGCGGTAGCGTTCCGACACGCGGCTGGGCTGACTCCGGTGGCGCAATGATCAGACGTGCGTTGAGAGCATTCTGCTGCTCGGACGCGGCAGCCCACGTGGCCAGCCCCAGCGCTGACGTTACGTCTCTGCTGCCGTTGGTGGGAATGACCCAGTCGTAATTGACCCGCAGAAGGGGAAACCAGAGGTTCCTGAAGCGCGGTGTCGGCAGACCGGCGTTGGCGGCGGCGATCTCACTGGTTGGCGTGACGCTCATCAGCGCAGCGCCCTTGGTGAGGATATGCATGGCTTCGGCGGAGGTCGTCCACCAGACGATATAGGGCTTTAGCTGGGAGAGACGCCTGAAGGCCCGGTTGAGTCCGGCAGGCGTAGCCAGAGTGCTGTAAATGGCATCGGGAGAAACGCCATCAGCGAGAAGGGCGATTTCCAGAGTGATGCGGGGATCGGCGCGCAGCCCGCGCTTGCCGGGGTGTCGGGCGACATCCCAGAAGTCCCGCCAGCTCGGTGTATCGGCGAACCGAGAGCTGTCCCATGACAGCGCGTAGTCCAGCGAAAGCGCGGTCACACCGCAACGGGCCGGATCGGCATTGCTGCTCTCGGAGGCCGTCGCGGGAAAAGGCAGGAAGAGTCCCTCAGTACACCCTGTTTCGGCGTCATCATCCTGTATGAGCAGGAGAGACCAGTTCTGTCTGCCAGAGCGGAGCAGGGTGTAGTTGGCGTCAGTCAGATCGGACCAGAGCGTGGTTCTGACCTTCTGATGGGTCAGTTGGTAAAAGGGTTTCCAGACGACTTCGTTCAGTGTGGCGTTCAGGGAACCGCCCTGGGTCGCAACCACGAGAGGGCGCGTGCCGGTCCGCCTGACATGGGAGGCGGCATCCGATTTCTGAACAAGGCAGCAGGTCGAGAGCAGGACGGCCGACAGCCCGGCCAGCAGACGGCCAGGCATTTCATTGAGCCGGAACGACTCACCCTTGCTCGGTGAAGAAGAAAACAAGATACGCCCTTGGGTTAGCCTAGACTGGTCCGCAGACTAGCCTTCTTTGTCCTGTGACGGGAAGACCACCGCTGCCGAGGGGCCCCAGGCCAGCAGAACCGTCTGTCCAACGGCAGTGCCGGGTGGCAGCGAGCCTGCCGGTCGATGTACGACCATCTCCGTGCTGTCTGCGAGTCGCACGCGGAGAAGAAGCAGGTCTCCCACGTTGCGGATGTCACTCAGGGTCGCGGAAAGACTGCCTGCCTCGCCATCCGTATTGGCCGCTCCTCGTGGAAACATCAGCGCAATTTTGCCGGGGCGGATGCACAGCTCTACAAGATCGCCTTCCGCGACATCACCTTCGGCAAGCGCTTCCATCGTACCACCACAGGCGAGACGCGTTTCCACAATGTCATCCTCGACCGTGAGGGCCAGCCCGGTGAGGATATTGGCGTCCGTCATGGCGGATGCGAGCCGTGCGGAAGCGGGCCGGTCAATCAGCTCTGCGGCTGAGCCGATCTGCAAAAGCGCGTCATCTGCAATGACGCCAATGCAGGTGGCGGCAGCCAGTGCGTCACTCCGGTCACGGGTCAGGAGCAGAAGGCTGGTCTCGCGCGCCCTTTGCAGCCTGATCAGGCGGTGGTGGATATCCGTGCGGGTTTCACTGTCCAGCCCGGCGAAAATATCCTCCAGAATGAGGGTGGCCGGGTCCGTGGCCAGCGCCCGGGCCAGTTGTGCCCGCAGTCGTTCAGAGGCTGTCAGGGCTGATGGTGGCGCGTCGGCCTGCTGTTCCAGCCCGAGAAGCGCGAGAAGCTGGGCAATCTTATGTGCCGCCTGATCCTGCGACAGTTTTCGCGCCCGTAGAGGAAAGGCCAGATTCTGCCGGATGGACAGATGTTCGAACAGAGGATCACGTGCGCCAACGACAGCAAGGCCGCGCTGGCCGACAGGGCGGTGTGAGATATCCTGATCCAGAAGCGTCAGATGGCCGCTACCGACAGGTCGGTGCCCGGAGAGGATATCGGACAGCGCCCGCAGAGCCTGCCCCGAATCATTCAGCATCAGGAGCGCCAGACATTCTCCCGCATGCAGCGCAAAAGAAAAGGCAGGGCCATCTGGGGCAAGGCTGATAGTGTTCACTCTCAGTGTGGTTGAACGGGTGCATGATGTCATGCCGACAGGGAACCACAACCTGACGGGAGAGTTAAGATGGGTGCTGGAGTCCGGGATAACCGGACAGAACTGACAGTCAGGTCAGCAAACAGGAGCGAGTGAATATGTCCGCAGAAAAGATCAGGAAACAGGCACAGGCAGCAGTGGACGAAGCCTCAACGACGGCGCGTGATGAACTGGAAGCGCTGAAGAGTCAGCTTGAACATTTTCTGAGCACCCATGTTGTTCCACCGCTTTCCGATGCGGCGAACTCGGCGGTTTCCAATGCGCGCGAGATTGCCGAGCATCAGAAGGCAAGCGTTGCGACCAATGTCAGCGCGAAGCCCTTCCTCTCCATCGCGATTTCTTTTGTCGTCGGATTTGTCGTCGGACGCCTGTCGCGTTAATGTTTTGTCTCAGGAACCTGTCATCAGGGCGCCTGAGGCCAGATCAAGAGTCTACCTTCCTGTGAGGTGTTCTGCTCCTGCCTCGGTTGCTTTATGGATGAGGCAGGGGTCATAACAGGTCGCCGGTTCATCCTCGATGCCGGCTTATGTGAGGTAGACGGGGATCCAATGCACTTTTTCGATGTCGGCAAATCCGCGGCTCAGGCGGAAGTTCAGCTTCTTCAGCAGAAAGCGATGCGGATCGGGCGTCAGGTTGCCCTGTTGCTGGTTGCGGCGCTCCTTGGCTTTTTCTCGCTGATTACCGGTCATGCGCTGCTCTGGGCCATCTTCCGTTATGAATTCGGGTTGGGTCCGGTCCTTTCACCGGCTCTGGTCTTCTTTGCCGACATCTTTCTGGCTCTGGTGTTCGCGTTCTTCGGACGGCGTTCCTATCTCTATCCGGCTGAAGTGGAAGCGCATCTCAACCGGGATCGTCGCCTCAACGAACTGCGGCAGTCCCTCAACATGCTTTCGCTGGCCACTCTCTTAGCGGGGCCGCTGGGTCGTTATCTCGGATCGAAGCTGCGGCGGCGGTAACGGTGCTTTCTGATGTGCGCGGAAAAACGGGCCTTATGGCCCGTTTTTTTTTGAGGATTCCATCACATACAATAATGAATTACGAATAAAACCCATCGAACCAGTAGCGGCATGGACTCTGCTTCGTCTGAAACGGGCTTCTCTTCTGCATATTCTGGAGGACTGTATTTTGGCTGCGGAATGCGCGCTACTGACAGTTACGCATCATGCTTATAATAATCCTAGCGGCACGATGGGCGCGGTGCATGTGCTGGGTGGCTTTGTTTACTGTCATGATAGTATGTTCTGTCGCATTGCATGTGTGGGTGGAGCGCCCTTCGCACAGACTGGCAAGGCGATTGGCAGGTCCGCGTATCGTGGCATAATTCGTATCCGATGGGAGGCGGAACCTGTCTGTTTTCGCATCTGCATATTATGGTTTTACGATAGATGGTCTTTCTTAAATAAACGAGGGTGTTGGTTGTGTGGCGTAAATTTCTGGACAAACGAAAACGTGCGTCCGGAAGGAGAAAACGGGTCGAGCAGGCCGGAGAGGGGTCTGTCGACGCCATGTTTTCCATGGGCGAGGCCTATCTTGCCGGCGAGGAAGGTGTGGCGCCCCATGCCGGACACGCGGTCTGGTGGATGGAGCGGGCTGCGAGAGGAGGTCATCCGCAGGCTTGCGTGCATGCTGCGCGTCTGGCGTGGGACGGTTTTCTGCCGGATGAACAGGCGCTGGGCCAGCCTGTAAGGCGGACGCCTCGCAAAGAGGACGCCCTGATGTTCGCTCGGTTGGGGCATCAGAGAGGTGATCCGGAAGCTTCACTCTTTCTCGTCTGGCTGCTGGACGCCGCCGGAATGGAAGAGGAAACGGAGCGACTTGAAGCATTACAGGCGGCTGCTGCGGAAGGCCTGCCCCTGGCGCTGGTCGGGTTGGCGGACAGGGAGGCGCGTGCCGGAGCATCGGCTGAACGCCTCATGGATATGCTGTCGGTCCCGTTGGAGAAAAAACTTGGTATTGCCCACCATATGGTTTCCACATGGTACGGGCATGGGATCGTGCTGGCTCAGGATGAGAAAAAAGCCCGGCATCATCTGGAGATCGCTGCGGGAGCGGAATATGTACCCGCCATGGCGCTGCTCGGGGAATGTTTGATGGTGGAAAATCACCGTCAGGGTGTGGACGAGCAGGAAAAAGAGCGTTTGCGCTTTCTGACGCGAGGTGAGAGCCTGCTGCGTAAAGCGGCAATCAGTAATGGAAGAGCCGCCTGTGTTCTGGGAGATTACTGGTCGGGTATTGCTGAAACGCCTGATATCGGCCAAGCGGTCCAGTGGTATGAAAAGTCGGTTTCCTTGGGATTCCCCGGTGCTTTTTTCATGTCGGCCTGCCTTGTTCTGGAAGGCCGTTCCAATCACATGACGCAACAGGATGCCTGGACACGAATGGAACAGGCTGCCGGAGCCGGTCATGCGGGAGCTGAGAAGGCCTTGTCAGAAAGAGTCTTGCCCTGAGAAAGGTTTTCCGTTTCTCATGCATGCTCTGATGTTCCCATCATTCGATAGGGTTCTTCTACTTTTCAACTCTCCGGAATCAAGCCTCTTTTCGACGCAGGATCGTACATCATGGAACAACCTCGCCCACCGTGCCCGCCTTTTCTGACGACAGCCGATGCGGCCAGAAAAGTTCGGCTGGCCGAAGATGCATGGAATAGTCGCGATCCTGAAAAGGTCGCGCTGGCCTACACGGCTGGCAGCATCTGGCGAAACAGGGTCTGCTTTCTGGAAGGACGTGAGAAAATCATCGAGTTTCTGGAGAATAAATGGAGAAGGGAGCAGGAGTATCGGCTGATCAAGGAACTGTGGGCGTTTCACGAAGACCGTATTGCCGTCCGCTTTGTCTATGAATGGCATGATGATCGGCAGAACTGGTTCCGCTCCTATGGAAATGAGTTGTGGGAGTTTGATGCGGCGGGCCTTATGCAATGGCGTGTCGCCAGCATCAACGACATGCCGATTGCGGAAAATGAGCGCCGGTTTTTCTGGCCGCAGGGACGCCGTCCTGACGATCATCCGGGACTGACGGAAATGGGGCTGTAGCCCGAGCAGGCAAATGGGGACGCCGCGAGGCTGAACGCATCGGAATATTGCCTCCCGCCGCTGGCTGGCGCACAACGTCCTCAGCGATAGTCAGCAGGAGGAACGCGGTCGCATGTCAGGCGCCACAGTCAGCACGGATGTTGTCATCATTGGCGCGGGTCCAACCGGACTGTTCGCCGCTTTCCAGTGCAGCATGCTCAGGATGAGCTGTGTTCTGGTCGATGCGCTGGATGAGATCGGTGGCCAGTGTGTGGCGCTCTATCCCGAGAAGCCGATTTACGACATTCCCGCCTGTCCCGCCATCGAGGGTGGTGAGTTGATCGAAAAACTCTCCGAGCAGATCGAGCCTTTCTCCATTCCAAGGCTTCTGGGTCGGCGTGTCGAGGGGCTGACGGGGTCGGCTGGCGATTTCCGTCTGGAAACCAGCAAGGGTGACGTGATCCACGCAAAAGCTGTGGTCATCGCGGCTGGCGCGGGAGCGTTCGGACCGAACAGGCCCCCGCTTGAAGGGCTTGAGCAGTATGAGACGACTGGCGCGGTCCGCTACAGCGTTCGGCGTAAGGCTGATTTCGAAGGCAGAAGTCTGGTGATCGCCGGAGGTGGCGATTCCGCGATCGACTGGGCGCTGTCCCTGTCGAAGGTCGCCCGCAAGATTTATCTGGTTCATCGCCGCGACAAGTTCCGTGCCGCTCCGGAAAGCCTGAGTCAGCTTGAGGAAGCAATTGCCGGAGGGGTGGTGAAAAAGATCACGCCCTATCAGCTTAAGGGACTTCGGGGCGCGGAAGGTCAATTGACGGGTGTGGACGTCGCGACACTGGAAGGCGAGGTGCGAACGCTGGAGGCCGAGCATCTGCTGGCTTTCTTCGGCCTTGCCACCGACCTCGGGCCGATCGCGCAATGGGGTATTGACCAGACGCGCTCGACGATTCCCGTCACGCCATCATCCTGTCAGACTTCTCTTGCGGGCGTATACGCCATTGGCGATATCGCCTCCTATCCCGGCAAACTGAAGCTGATCCTGCAAGGTTTCAGCGAGGCTGCCATGGCGGCGCATGCCATTTACAGCATCGTCAACCCTGATCAGGCGCTTCATTTCGAATACTCAACGAGCAAGGGCGTGCCGGGCTCGGCCTGAAGCGGCTTCGTCCTGTCGGGTGTCAGAGAATCTACAGGGAAAGAAAGCAGGTTTGTCAGCAATCTTTCTCTGTCAGCCGGTTTTCAACCTGCCCCATGATGCTCTATCTCTATAGCTGAGAGCGAAATGATCAGTGGCGGAGATATGAGGTGATGGACGTGGCGGCGCAGTGGGCTGGCGGCATTCTGAATATCGATCTTCAGGCCGTCGCGGACAATTATCGCACGCTGTGCCACGTCATTCAGCCGTCGGGCCAGACATCCGTTTCCCGTCCACTCTGCGCCGCCGCCGTAAAGGCGGATGCTTACGGGCTGAACGCGTCCCTTGTCGCGCCTGTCCTTGAGGAAGCCGGTTGTCGGCATTTTTTCGTCGCGCATCTGGCCGAGGGCGTGGCGTTGCGCCCCTTTGTCAAAAATCCTCAGTCCTCGATCTTCGTGCTGCATGGACCGCCTCCCGGCACAGCGCGTGATCTGCTGGAAGCCGGGCTGGTGCCGGTCATCAACAGCATGGAGCAACTGGTCGAATGGCGTGAGTTGAGCCGTACGCTGGAACGACGGCTGCCTGCGGTGTTGCAGGTTGACTCCGGCATGGCCCGGTTTGGCATGAACGCCGATGAGGTCTTGAAAATCGCAGCCGATCCCACGTTTCTGGACGGCATCGAAACGGTTCTGGTGATGAGCCATCTTGCCTGCGCCGATACGCCCGAGGTCCGAAGCAATCGGGCGCAACTGGAAGAATTCCAGCGTCTGGGCGTGATGTTGCCGAAAACGCCGCGCAGTCTGGCCGCTTCCTCGGGCATTTTTCTCGGGTCGGACTGGCACTTCGACCTCGTTCGGCCCGGCGCCGCGCTCTATGGCGTCAATCCGACACCCGGTAAGCCCAACCCCGTGAAATCGGTCATCCGTCTGCAGGCGCGCGTCATCCAGACCCGTTCAATTCCGGAAGGACAGGCCGTTGGTTATGGCGGCGGTTTCATCGCTGCCCGTCCGAGCCGTATCGCACTGCTTGGCATCGGGTATGGCGACGGTTTTCTGAGAAGTATTTCCGGGCAGGGCACCGCCATTCTGCCGTCACAACCCGCTATTCCCCTGCCGGTTATCGGGCGGGTCTCGATGGATTCGCTGGCCGTCGATGTCACTGATCTTCCTGAGGGCAGCGTCCGTGCGGGCGATCTGGTCGATTTGATCGGGCCGCATAACTCTCTGGATGCCGCCGCGACTGCTGCCGGGACCATCGGTTACGAATTTTTGACCGACCTCGGCAGACGTTACCATCGAACCTATGCGAGAAATGAATAATTTCCATAGCGATAATGAAGAAGCGAAAACTGACGGTTTTCAGACCGTGAAGTAGGTCCGCTTTACCTGTGTATGTGAATTTACAACGTTTTCATTTATGTAAATATGTGCCGTAAAAGCTGCAGTTTTCCGGGAACTCTGTGGTCTGGATAATATTTTACTTGTCCGTCTGGCGGGAAAGCGGTCAGTATTGGTGCAGTGACTGGTTTCGGCGCTGAATTCAAACTCTCTCACCAAAAAGAAGAAGACTGCTCCATGTTGTCCACGCCCCGTTTGACCCCTGAATCTTACAAGCGTTTGGTTGAAACGGCCCGAAACGATCCGGAAGCTTTCTGGCTCAGGGAAAGCCGGCGTCTGGAGTGGTCCGCCGTGCCGACCGCATCGGTCGATGCGGGCTCCGGCTGGTTTGCCGATGGAAAGCTCAATGCGAGCGTGAACTGCCTCGATCGCCATCTGGCGATGCGTGGTGATCAGACGGCGGTCATCTGGCAGGGGGAGGAGGACACCAATGTCCTGCGTCTGACCTATCGGGACCTGCATGACCGCGTCTGTGCTCTGGCCAATGTTCTGCGGGACAGCGGCGTAAAGCGCGGCGATCGCGTGGCGATCCATCTGCCCGCCGTGGCCGAAGGCATCGTCGCCATGCAGGCCTGCGCCCGGATCGGCGCGATGCATATGGTCCTGTTCGGTGGTTTTTCCGCGGAGGCCATTGCTGACCGTCTGGCTGACAGCGGCGCGGTTGTCGTGATCACGGCCAATGTCGGGCGGCGCGGCGCGAAACGGATTCCGTTCAAGACCACGATGGACGCGGCCATCGCCCTGCGTGGCGAGACTTCAACGGTCCGCCGCGTGCTGGTGGTCGAGGTGACGGATGACGCAGTGCCCCTGACAGAGGGGCGTGACGCGCTGCTGACACCTCTGCTGGAAGCGGCTGCGACGACATGCGAGCCGGAAGCGATGAATGCGACCGATCCGCTGTTCCTGCTCTACACGTCCGGCAGCACCGGCAAGCCGAAAGGCATCGTTCACGGCACCGGTGGCTATCTCACATGGGCGTCCTACACCCATGAACTGATCTTCGATCATCAGCAGGGGGACGTGTTCTGGTGCACAGCCGATATCGGCTGGATTACGGGCCATACCTATCTGGCCTACGGTCCCCTCGCCAATGGTGCGACGCTGCTGCTGTTTGAGGGCATGCCGTCTCACCCGACACCCGGCCGCTGGTGGGATGTCATCCAGAAGCACGGGGTCACGACGTTCTACACGTCGCCCACCGCCATCCGCGCGCTGATGAGCGAAGGCAACGAGATTCCTGCGGCCTATGACCTGTCGAGCCTCCGGGTGCTGGGGTCGGTCGGTGAGCCCATCAATCACGAGGCATGGACGTGGTTTCATGATGTGATCGGCGCAGGGCGTTGTGCGCTGGTCGATACATGGTGGCAGAC belongs to Acetobacter sp. and includes:
- the alr gene encoding alanine racemase — protein: MDVAAQWAGGILNIDLQAVADNYRTLCHVIQPSGQTSVSRPLCAAAVKADAYGLNASLVAPVLEEAGCRHFFVAHLAEGVALRPFVKNPQSSIFVLHGPPPGTARDLLEAGLVPVINSMEQLVEWRELSRTLERRLPAVLQVDSGMARFGMNADEVLKIAADPTFLDGIETVLVMSHLACADTPEVRSNRAQLEEFQRLGVMLPKTPRSLAASSGIFLGSDWHFDLVRPGAALYGVNPTPGKPNPVKSVIRLQARVIQTRSIPEGQAVGYGGGFIAARPSRIALLGIGYGDGFLRSISGQGTAILPSQPAIPLPVIGRVSMDSLAVDVTDLPEGSVRAGDLVDLIGPHNSLDAAATAAGTIGYEFLTDLGRRYHRTYARNE
- a CDS encoding NAD(P)/FAD-dependent oxidoreductase, producing MSGATVSTDVVIIGAGPTGLFAAFQCSMLRMSCVLVDALDEIGGQCVALYPEKPIYDIPACPAIEGGELIEKLSEQIEPFSIPRLLGRRVEGLTGSAGDFRLETSKGDVIHAKAVVIAAGAGAFGPNRPPLEGLEQYETTGAVRYSVRRKADFEGRSLVIAGGGDSAIDWALSLSKVARKIYLVHRRDKFRAAPESLSQLEEAIAGGVVKKITPYQLKGLRGAEGQLTGVDVATLEGEVRTLEAEHLLAFFGLATDLGPIAQWGIDQTRSTIPVTPSSCQTSLAGVYAIGDIASYPGKLKLILQGFSEAAMAAHAIYSIVNPDQALHFEYSTSKGVPGSA
- a CDS encoding sel1 repeat family protein; this translates as MFSMGEAYLAGEEGVAPHAGHAVWWMERAARGGHPQACVHAARLAWDGFLPDEQALGQPVRRTPRKEDALMFARLGHQRGDPEASLFLVWLLDAAGMEEETERLEALQAAAAEGLPLALVGLADREARAGASAERLMDMLSVPLEKKLGIAHHMVSTWYGHGIVLAQDEKKARHHLEIAAGAEYVPAMALLGECLMVENHRQGVDEQEKERLRFLTRGESLLRKAAISNGRAACVLGDYWSGIAETPDIGQAVQWYEKSVSLGFPGAFFMSACLVLEGRSNHMTQQDAWTRMEQAAGAGHAGAEKALSERVLP
- a CDS encoding nuclear transport factor 2 family protein; this translates as MEQPRPPCPPFLTTADAARKVRLAEDAWNSRDPEKVALAYTAGSIWRNRVCFLEGREKIIEFLENKWRREQEYRLIKELWAFHEDRIAVRFVYEWHDDRQNWFRSYGNELWEFDAAGLMQWRVASINDMPIAENERRFFWPQGRRPDDHPGLTEMGL
- the acs gene encoding acetate--CoA ligase — translated: MLSTPRLTPESYKRLVETARNDPEAFWLRESRRLEWSAVPTASVDAGSGWFADGKLNASVNCLDRHLAMRGDQTAVIWQGEEDTNVLRLTYRDLHDRVCALANVLRDSGVKRGDRVAIHLPAVAEGIVAMQACARIGAMHMVLFGGFSAEAIADRLADSGAVVVITANVGRRGAKRIPFKTTMDAAIALRGETSTVRRVLVVEVTDDAVPLTEGRDALLTPLLEAAATTCEPEAMNATDPLFLLYTSGSTGKPKGIVHGTGGYLTWASYTHELIFDHQQGDVFWCTADIGWITGHTYLAYGPLANGATLLLFEGMPSHPTPGRWWDVIQKHGVTTFYTSPTAIRALMSEGNEIPAAYDLSSLRVLGSVGEPINHEAWTWFHDVIGAGRCALVDTWWQTETGGAMISLVPYAVEPRPASATLPLPGVNPVLLDEKGTPLDGAVEGILCIDGSWPGRALTIWNDDALFQTTYLKPYPGHYFTGDGARRDADGYYWITGRVDDVINVSGHRIGSAEIEDAISEVHDISESSAVGIPHDIKGQGLVVYIVPHEGLNEEQMAGLKDQVVRIIASKVGRYAVPEAVYVVPDLPKTRSGKNVRRLMRKIACGDTEGFGDLSTLANPGIVNDLIRIVGKA